A single genomic interval of Anaerobacillus sp. CMMVII harbors:
- a CDS encoding response regulator transcription factor, giving the protein MYKVLLVDDEVFVRKGLMSLIDWEKYGFEIGWEAENGEDAFNIIQEEKPDLVITDVRMPVVDGLSLIKKVRELDNNETKFIIVSGYNDFSYAQQAVRYKVLDFVLKPIDQDELEETLEKLAKTLNQEKTETTEKQRGRIEQAFAQLIEGAFDESEVNDLAELLHITNEEYFYYALVEVNNIAEVTDVTDVSLDHLRVAIPEVIIKMSGSSQDTPLYEQSDFALGMVIPNGLLKKYNGDVTKFASQCKKNLSQTTNHAITICIGQKVNRLEDLKMSYETANHVRSYKYILTDEAPINYENIKDIDVNYNELDSKIYISLMEMIEENNVAGIKKIVEDIFLEFQTKRFAPRSVKTSINRCIHGMIQTINNMEGDEKNISTLQSMISWGERNLTLKELIETFTTFILECSAIIQNLRKDNMKGDIYKIKTYIENNYHQNISLKSIANKYYMNPVYMGQLFKKTFGVYFKEFLLKIRIDEAKKLLRQTDMRVYEVADKIGFGSTDYFVTQFEKINKMTPTEYRNQLLKNKD; this is encoded by the coding sequence ATGTATAAAGTTCTTTTAGTTGATGATGAAGTGTTTGTACGTAAAGGTTTGATGAGTTTAATTGACTGGGAAAAATACGGCTTCGAGATAGGTTGGGAGGCAGAGAATGGAGAGGACGCCTTTAACATCATTCAAGAAGAGAAACCAGACCTAGTTATTACGGATGTAAGAATGCCTGTAGTTGATGGCTTATCTTTAATAAAAAAGGTTAGAGAATTAGATAATAATGAAACAAAATTTATTATCGTATCTGGTTATAATGACTTTTCATATGCTCAACAGGCGGTTAGGTACAAAGTTCTTGATTTTGTTTTAAAGCCTATTGACCAGGATGAACTTGAAGAAACGCTGGAGAAACTTGCGAAAACGCTGAACCAAGAAAAAACGGAAACAACTGAAAAACAAAGAGGTCGAATTGAGCAGGCATTTGCACAACTAATAGAGGGCGCTTTTGACGAAAGTGAAGTCAATGATTTAGCCGAATTACTACATATTACGAATGAAGAATATTTTTACTATGCCTTAGTAGAGGTTAACAACATTGCGGAAGTTACTGATGTTACTGATGTTTCTCTAGATCATTTGAGAGTCGCTATCCCGGAAGTGATAATTAAAATGTCAGGTAGCTCTCAAGATACACCACTATATGAACAGTCTGATTTTGCTTTAGGAATGGTAATACCAAATGGACTCTTAAAAAAGTATAATGGTGATGTTACAAAGTTTGCAAGCCAATGTAAAAAGAATTTGTCACAAACTACAAATCATGCAATCACGATTTGTATTGGGCAGAAAGTAAATAGGTTAGAGGATCTAAAGATGTCTTATGAAACGGCTAACCATGTCCGGAGTTATAAATACATTCTTACTGATGAGGCGCCGATTAATTACGAAAATATCAAAGATATCGATGTTAACTATAACGAGCTAGATAGTAAAATATATATATCACTTATGGAAATGATTGAGGAAAATAATGTCGCTGGGATCAAGAAAATTGTTGAGGATATTTTTCTCGAATTCCAAACAAAGAGGTTCGCACCTAGATCAGTAAAGACATCTATTAACAGATGTATACATGGAATGATTCAAACGATCAATAATATGGAAGGTGATGAAAAAAATATTTCAACTCTTCAATCGATGATTTCATGGGGGGAGCGTAACCTAACATTAAAAGAATTAATAGAAACATTCACTACATTTATTCTTGAATGCTCAGCGATTATTCAGAATTTACGCAAAGACAATATGAAGGGTGATATATACAAAATAAAAACTTATATTGAAAATAATTATCACCAAAATATTAGCTTAAAGAGTATTGCGAATAAATACTACATGAACCCTGTGTATATGGGGCAATTGTTTAAAAAAACCTTTGGTGTGTACTTTAAGGAATTCTTACTTAAGATTAGAATTGATGAAGCGAAGAAACTTCTTAGGCAAACGGATATGCGGGTATATGAAGTGGCGGATAAAATAGGGTTTGGAAGTACAGATTACTTTGTCACTCAGTTTGAGAAAATAAACAAAATGACGCCAACTGAATACAGAAATCAACTATTAAAAAATAAAGATTGA
- a CDS encoding sensor histidine kinase, with product MKPSKYSFNNVKLRNKLLILYIFLVFIPIVFTNVAFYNVTINNIKKQKMHDVQLVLDQITNEFVSTVDQAVGISTRFYTDNNLYDFFEQEYETTIEYIEAYDITLRGYSRFSPLYYSIQSITFYTDNPTMIYAGGVRPITEETTYTSWYNLVKEERYPIVIRANPIVDSNSFSVISELDYYRTKDKFQKIIKIDINPLTIRSIFDNVAYPGNVYLINDEGNIEYSNNSYVDWRSEIINFHSLTMDKDTIFLDEKQLPTNYFGDWKIVGTISQEEILEEVKNSRLFIIILSSINFLLPTLVIVLISRSINVRLSRILRHMKKMKNQEFATITSSDDMDEIGELTKEFNRMSRTIKKLINDVYLANLEKKDLELKEKQAQLSALQSQINPHFLFNALETIRMRSVMKDESETAKIIQNMAKIFRNSLTWGKEWVTVREEMKLIICFLEIQKYRFGDKLEYHIEVDEAAHDCIIPNLAFLPFVENASIHGIEAVKEKGEIHLSIQLVNGELVYTLTDNGAGMSEQKLKELLEGLKNENSMGDSVGIKNVYYRLKLYFKDDFSFTIESTANVGTTVIIKLRCDPRGNL from the coding sequence ATGAAACCTTCTAAATATAGCTTTAACAATGTTAAGTTACGAAATAAATTATTAATTTTATATATTTTTTTAGTGTTTATTCCGATTGTGTTTACGAATGTAGCGTTCTATAATGTCACAATCAATAATATCAAAAAACAAAAAATGCATGACGTTCAACTTGTATTAGATCAAATCACAAATGAGTTCGTTTCTACAGTTGACCAAGCTGTCGGGATCTCAACGCGATTTTACACCGATAACAATTTATATGATTTCTTTGAACAAGAGTATGAAACGACAATTGAGTACATAGAAGCATATGATATTACTTTGCGGGGGTACTCACGTTTTAGCCCACTATATTACTCGATTCAATCTATTACGTTTTATACGGATAACCCTACGATGATTTATGCTGGTGGTGTCCGACCAATTACAGAGGAAACGACTTATACTAGTTGGTACAATCTTGTAAAAGAAGAGCGTTATCCAATCGTAATCAGGGCGAACCCAATTGTAGATAGCAACTCATTTAGTGTTATCAGTGAGTTAGATTATTACAGAACGAAAGACAAGTTTCAAAAAATCATTAAAATTGATATCAATCCTTTAACAATAAGATCAATCTTTGATAACGTCGCCTATCCAGGAAATGTATATTTGATAAACGATGAAGGTAACATTGAATATTCAAATAATAGTTATGTTGACTGGCGTAGTGAGATTATTAATTTTCATTCATTAACAATGGATAAGGACACAATCTTCTTGGATGAAAAGCAATTACCAACGAATTATTTCGGTGATTGGAAAATTGTTGGTACCATTTCACAAGAGGAAATATTAGAAGAAGTCAAAAACTCTAGACTTTTTATTATTATCTTATCTAGTATTAACTTCTTGTTACCAACACTCGTTATTGTCCTTATTTCTAGATCGATTAATGTTCGTCTGTCACGTATTTTAAGACATATGAAAAAAATGAAAAATCAAGAGTTTGCGACAATTACCTCATCTGATGATATGGACGAAATAGGCGAATTAACAAAAGAGTTTAACAGAATGTCACGCACGATTAAAAAACTCATTAATGATGTTTACCTTGCAAATCTTGAAAAGAAAGATCTCGAGCTTAAAGAGAAGCAAGCTCAACTTAGTGCACTTCAAAGTCAAATCAATCCTCATTTCTTATTTAACGCACTTGAAACAATCAGAATGCGTAGTGTGATGAAAGATGAGAGTGAAACAGCAAAGATCATTCAAAATATGGCTAAAATCTTTAGAAATTCTTTAACATGGGGTAAGGAATGGGTTACAGTACGAGAGGAAATGAAGTTAATTATTTGTTTTCTTGAAATACAGAAGTACCGTTTTGGGGATAAATTAGAGTATCATATCGAAGTTGATGAAGCTGCTCATGATTGTATTATTCCAAATTTAGCTTTCCTTCCTTTTGTTGAAAATGCAAGTATTCACGGAATAGAGGCAGTGAAAGAAAAAGGTGAAATCCATCTTTCAATTCAATTGGTCAATGGTGAGCTAGTCTACACACTCACCGATAATGGCGCTGGTATGTCTGAACAAAAATTAAAAGAGTTACTTGAAGGGTTAAAAAATGAAAATAGCATGGGTGATAGTGTAGGTATAAAAAATGTCTATTATCGCTTGAAACTATATTTTAAAGATGATTTTAGTTTTACAATAGAAAGTACAGCAAATGTGGGGACAACCGTAATTATCAAGTTACGTTGTGACCCGCGAGGGAATTTATAA
- a CDS encoding ABC transporter substrate-binding protein, which yields MLKRSNLLLLLMLSFVLVFAACSNKDEVAKEDPKTESPTEGSEEAKIDTTPVTYSYFNAATSLKDIDTNTTRIGKILEEKTGVNFKVEHLVGDMNTRIGVMVASGDYPDVIVPDAAIDTLLDAGALIPLNDLLEEHGPDLLAAYGDYIQHMTHEDGKIYYIPFGPTVNEYIPNPNIDQGAFWIQRGILKEAGFPEIKTLDQYFELIENYAKANPQIDGMNVIPYTGLTYDWRFFAFSNAPNHLAGYPNDGGVMIDMDTHEASVYADSEYAKRYLQKLNEINSKGLLDREMFVANYDEYLAKLTSGRVLGFFDYGWQWGQARDALRTAGNPEREFMALPIVFDENTKDQYLDPPAFTNNRGVGITVSAKNPERIIQFWNELIKEETQKLVMWGFEGEHYTVDANGRYYRTEEQLLLTEKQEEREALGMTYFEWSWPRINGSFSDGNAVEPRRQPEVALASYTEGDKEYLNAYGIETFAQLFSDPDDRPWYPAWSANMEQGSPQQIFNQQADELVRRYYPRLVLAASEAEFEAQWNDFTTDYRKLDVDAYEIFYTEVVKQRVRGEW from the coding sequence ATGTTAAAAAGAAGTAATTTGTTATTATTATTAATGTTGTCCTTTGTACTAGTCTTTGCTGCATGTTCGAACAAAGACGAAGTAGCAAAAGAAGATCCGAAAACAGAATCACCTACTGAGGGTTCTGAAGAAGCTAAGATTGATACAACACCAGTAACTTATTCATATTTTAATGCAGCAACATCATTAAAAGACATTGATACAAACACAACTAGAATTGGTAAAATACTTGAAGAAAAAACAGGTGTTAACTTTAAAGTTGAGCATCTTGTAGGAGATATGAACACACGTATCGGGGTTATGGTAGCGAGTGGTGATTACCCAGACGTAATCGTTCCAGATGCTGCAATCGATACATTATTAGATGCAGGTGCGTTAATTCCACTTAACGATTTACTTGAAGAGCATGGCCCAGATCTATTAGCGGCTTATGGTGACTATATTCAACATATGACTCACGAAGATGGGAAGATCTACTATATTCCTTTCGGACCAACAGTTAACGAATATATTCCTAATCCAAACATCGACCAAGGTGCTTTCTGGATCCAACGTGGAATTCTTAAAGAGGCTGGGTTCCCAGAAATCAAAACTTTAGATCAATACTTCGAATTAATCGAAAACTATGCAAAAGCAAATCCGCAAATCGATGGAATGAATGTAATTCCATACACAGGTTTAACATATGACTGGAGGTTTTTCGCTTTCTCTAACGCACCAAACCACTTAGCTGGTTACCCAAATGACGGTGGCGTTATGATTGACATGGATACTCACGAAGCATCTGTTTATGCAGACTCTGAGTATGCTAAGAGATATTTACAAAAGTTAAATGAAATTAACTCTAAAGGTTTATTAGACAGAGAAATGTTCGTTGCGAACTACGATGAGTATTTAGCAAAATTAACTTCAGGACGTGTACTTGGTTTCTTCGATTACGGCTGGCAATGGGGTCAAGCTCGTGACGCGTTAAGAACTGCTGGAAATCCTGAACGTGAGTTTATGGCATTACCAATCGTATTTGATGAGAATACTAAAGACCAATATTTAGATCCACCAGCGTTCACAAACAACCGTGGTGTAGGTATCACTGTAAGTGCGAAAAATCCAGAGCGTATTATCCAATTCTGGAATGAGTTAATTAAAGAAGAAACACAAAAATTAGTAATGTGGGGCTTTGAAGGCGAGCATTACACTGTAGATGCTAACGGTCGTTACTACCGCACAGAAGAGCAATTATTATTAACAGAAAAACAAGAAGAGAGAGAAGCACTAGGTATGACTTACTTCGAGTGGAGCTGGCCACGTATCAACGGTTCATTCTCAGACGGAAACGCTGTTGAGCCACGTAGACAACCAGAAGTTGCTTTAGCTTCTTACACAGAAGGCGATAAAGAATATTTAAATGCTTACGGAATTGAAACATTCGCACAATTATTCTCTGATCCAGACGATCGTCCTTGGTACCCTGCTTGGAGTGCAAACATGGAGCAAGGTTCACCACAGCAAATCTTTAACCAACAAGCTGATGAGTTAGTTAGAAGATATTACCCAAGACTTGTTCTTGCAGCTTCTGAAGCCGAGTTTGAGGCTCAGTGGAACGATTTCACAACTGACTATAGAAAGTTAGATGTAGATGCATATGAAATCTTCTATACAGAAGTAGTAAAGCAACGAGTAAGAGGCGAATGGTAA
- a CDS encoding sugar ABC transporter permease, translated as MRPVQRPKGFKLFLHRCKEQRALLIMSLPFLIWLFIFRYVPLYGWTMAFQDFKPARPILEQTWAGFKHFEFLFSNPRFLEVMRNTIAMSFINLVLGFVTAIGLAILLNELRNLSFKRIVQTISYMPHFLSWVVAASIVSYALSMENGIVNIVLVNIGILSEPVLWLGKAEYFWGIIGASDVWKNVGWNSIIYLAAIAMIDTEQYEAAEMDGATRIQRIWYITLPAMKPVIIILLIMNMGYILDSGFEAQYLLMNPMNMDYAENLDIFVLRYGISMGNFSLATAAGIFKTVVSFIFLFSANYIAKRLGQARLF; from the coding sequence ATGAGACCAGTACAAAGACCTAAAGGTTTTAAGTTGTTTTTACACCGATGTAAAGAACAAAGAGCTTTACTGATTATGAGTCTTCCGTTTTTAATTTGGTTATTTATCTTTAGATATGTTCCACTGTACGGATGGACAATGGCTTTTCAGGATTTTAAACCAGCAAGACCAATTTTAGAACAAACATGGGCTGGGTTTAAACATTTTGAATTTTTATTTTCTAATCCAAGATTTTTGGAAGTAATGAGAAATACGATTGCCATGAGTTTTATTAATTTAGTGCTCGGATTTGTTACTGCAATTGGGTTGGCAATCCTACTAAATGAACTTCGTAATCTATCATTCAAGCGAATCGTCCAAACAATTAGTTACATGCCTCACTTTTTATCATGGGTAGTAGCAGCAAGTATCGTTTCTTATGCACTATCAATGGAAAACGGTATCGTAAACATTGTTTTAGTTAACATAGGAATTCTTAGCGAGCCAGTTTTATGGTTAGGAAAGGCAGAGTATTTCTGGGGTATTATTGGAGCTTCAGATGTTTGGAAAAACGTTGGTTGGAATTCCATTATTTATTTAGCGGCAATTGCGATGATCGATACAGAACAATATGAAGCAGCTGAGATGGATGGAGCTACGAGAATTCAACGAATTTGGTATATTACACTACCAGCTATGAAACCAGTTATTATCATTCTATTAATTATGAACATGGGTTATATCCTGGATTCAGGGTTTGAAGCACAATACTTATTAATGAACCCAATGAATATGGATTATGCAGAAAATCTAGATATTTTCGTTTTAAGATATGGTATTTCGATGGGGAATTTCTCATTAGCAACAGCAGCAGGGATATTTAAAACCGTAGTCAGCTTCATCTTCTTATTCTCCGCAAACTATATTGCGAAACGACTAGGACAAGCAAGACTATTCTAG
- a CDS encoding carbohydrate ABC transporter permease: MKFLRKLTNRKRSVDDIIFDSTNTVFLILLCIVMLYPMLNTLAVSFNEATDSVRGGIYLWPREFTLYNYQHVFGEAQLLQAGVISVLRTVVGTAISVICTAMVAYTISRQYFVLRKFVTIAFVLTMYFNGGLIPTYLLMRELSLIGSFWIYIVPGIIGVFNLIVVRSFIEGLPETIFESAKIDGAGEFTMFFKIALPLCIPVIATISLFVAVGQWNSWFDVFLYNSSKPELSTLQYELMKILQSSSANTASRTTADAFANAQNVSANTVTPTSIRAAMTMIVSIPIICVYPFLQKYFVKGLTLGGVKG; encoded by the coding sequence ATGAAATTTTTACGAAAATTAACGAACCGTAAGCGTTCAGTAGATGATATTATCTTTGATTCAACCAATACGGTTTTCCTGATTTTACTTTGTATAGTCATGTTATACCCGATGTTAAATACATTAGCGGTATCATTTAATGAAGCGACTGACTCTGTTAGAGGCGGGATTTACCTTTGGCCGAGGGAGTTCACGCTATATAACTATCAGCATGTGTTTGGAGAAGCCCAACTATTACAAGCTGGGGTAATTTCAGTCTTAAGGACTGTTGTTGGTACAGCGATTTCAGTTATTTGTACAGCAATGGTAGCTTATACAATTAGTCGTCAATACTTTGTTTTACGTAAGTTTGTTACGATTGCTTTCGTATTAACTATGTACTTCAATGGTGGTCTAATTCCAACTTATTTATTAATGAGAGAGCTTTCATTAATCGGATCATTTTGGATTTATATCGTACCAGGAATTATCGGTGTATTTAACTTAATTGTTGTACGCTCGTTTATTGAAGGTTTACCAGAAACAATTTTCGAGTCAGCGAAAATTGACGGTGCAGGCGAATTCACAATGTTTTTCAAAATTGCTTTACCACTTTGTATTCCAGTAATTGCAACAATCTCATTGTTCGTTGCTGTAGGTCAGTGGAACTCATGGTTCGATGTGTTTCTTTACAACTCATCAAAGCCAGAACTAAGTACGCTTCAATATGAATTAATGAAAATACTCCAAAGCTCAAGTGCCAATACAGCATCAAGAACAACGGCTGATGCGTTTGCTAATGCACAAAACGTAAGTGCTAATACTGTAACACCGACATCAATTCGAGCTGCGATGACAATGATTGTAAGTATTCCAATTATTTGTGTTTACCCATTCCTACAAAAGTATTTCGTAAAAGGATTAACTTTAGGTGGAGTAAAAGGATAG
- a CDS encoding glycoside hydrolase family 52 protein has translation MSTPKNIFFNAHHSPIGAFSSFTLGFPGNGGGLDLELGRSPRQNVYIGLETAEKGIFETLPFHLDAESEAARYDIENPDPNPNKPEILVHYANEKLKREFNVSTDTWKAGDLTFTIYSPIQAVPDPSSALEADLKLALVPAVIAELTVDNSHGKETRRAFFGYEGSDPYSSMRRLDDTSNLVGVGQGRLTAIVSNDPSIKSAMHFSMEDILLNPLQENWTFGLGKVGALIMDTPAGEVKTYQFAICFHRHGFATAGLDTTYLYTKYFKNIEEVGEYALANFGKLVEKAVKSNGMITEAKLSDDQKFMMAHAIRSYYGCTQLLEHEGKPLWVVNEGEYRMMNTFDLTVDQLFFEMKMNPWTVKNVLDLFVARYSYEDKVRFPGDDTEYPGGLSFTHDMGVANTFSRQHYSSYELYGLDGCFSHMTQEQLVNWILCAAVYVEQTGDQEWLQANLSVVEQCFQSMLNRDHPEPDKRNGLMGLDSSRTMGGAEITTYDSLDVSLGQARNNIYLAGKCWAAYVALEKIFAREGLAELAQAAGTQADIAAKTMTENVTEHGYIPAVIGEGNDSKIIPAIEGLVFPYFTNCQEALDRNGRFASYIQVLENHLEVVLEEGICLFENGGWKISSTSNNSWLSKIYLSQFIARHILHLPWEEKGAKADAAHVEWLTHPTLSIWSWSDQIISGEISGSKYYPRGVTSILWLEE, from the coding sequence ATGTCTACTCCAAAAAATATCTTTTTTAATGCACATCATTCTCCTATTGGGGCATTCTCAAGTTTTACATTAGGTTTTCCAGGTAATGGTGGCGGCTTAGATTTAGAACTAGGCCGCTCCCCAAGACAAAACGTTTATATTGGACTTGAAACAGCGGAAAAGGGGATTTTCGAAACACTCCCATTTCATTTAGATGCTGAAAGTGAAGCAGCACGTTATGATATTGAAAATCCTGATCCGAATCCGAATAAGCCGGAAATATTAGTACATTACGCAAATGAAAAATTGAAGCGAGAATTTAATGTTTCAACTGATACTTGGAAGGCAGGGGATCTTACATTTACAATTTATTCCCCAATACAGGCTGTTCCTGATCCTTCAAGTGCTTTGGAAGCAGACTTGAAGTTAGCGCTAGTGCCTGCAGTAATTGCAGAACTAACCGTAGACAATTCACATGGGAAAGAAACAAGACGAGCATTTTTCGGCTATGAAGGCTCTGATCCATATAGTTCAATGCGTCGTCTTGACGATACATCAAATTTAGTAGGTGTTGGCCAAGGACGCTTAACAGCGATCGTATCCAACGATCCTAGTATTAAGTCGGCTATGCACTTTAGTATGGAAGATATTTTGCTTAATCCCCTCCAAGAGAATTGGACGTTTGGATTAGGTAAGGTCGGCGCTTTAATCATGGATACACCAGCTGGTGAAGTAAAAACGTATCAATTTGCGATTTGCTTCCATCGTCATGGGTTTGCTACAGCTGGTTTAGATACAACGTATCTTTATACTAAGTATTTTAAAAATATTGAAGAGGTTGGCGAGTATGCACTTGCGAATTTCGGAAAATTAGTAGAGAAAGCAGTAAAATCTAATGGCATGATAACAGAAGCAAAGCTATCAGATGATCAAAAATTTATGATGGCTCATGCAATTAGAAGTTATTATGGTTGTACACAATTATTAGAACATGAAGGCAAGCCATTATGGGTCGTTAACGAAGGGGAATATCGTATGATGAATACGTTCGATCTTACGGTAGACCAATTATTCTTTGAAATGAAAATGAACCCTTGGACTGTAAAAAATGTGCTTGATTTGTTTGTTGCAAGGTACAGCTATGAAGACAAAGTTCGCTTTCCTGGTGATGATACAGAGTATCCGGGTGGACTAAGCTTTACCCATGATATGGGAGTTGCCAACACGTTTTCAAGACAACATTACTCGTCTTATGAGCTATACGGTTTAGATGGGTGTTTCTCCCACATGACACAAGAGCAGTTAGTAAACTGGATTTTATGTGCAGCTGTATATGTTGAGCAAACAGGAGACCAAGAGTGGTTACAAGCAAACCTATCAGTAGTTGAACAATGCTTCCAAAGTATGTTAAATCGTGACCATCCTGAACCAGACAAAAGAAATGGATTAATGGGTCTTGATAGCTCAAGAACGATGGGTGGAGCAGAAATTACTACTTACGACAGCCTTGATGTTTCTTTAGGTCAGGCCCGAAATAATATCTATTTAGCAGGGAAATGTTGGGCAGCCTATGTTGCACTAGAAAAGATCTTTGCTAGAGAAGGTTTAGCTGAGTTGGCGCAGGCTGCTGGAACTCAAGCAGATATAGCAGCGAAGACAATGACAGAAAATGTTACGGAGCATGGGTATATTCCTGCAGTTATCGGAGAAGGCAATGACTCAAAGATAATTCCTGCTATTGAAGGATTAGTATTCCCTTACTTTACAAATTGCCAGGAAGCCTTAGATCGTAATGGACGTTTTGCAAGTTATATTCAAGTATTAGAAAACCATTTAGAAGTGGTCTTAGAAGAAGGTATTTGCTTATTCGAAAATGGTGGATGGAAAATTTCCTCTACTAGCAATAATTCGTGGTTAAGTAAAATTTATCTATCTCAATTTATTGCTCGTCACATTTTACATCTACCTTGGGAGGAAAAAGGCGCGAAAGCAGATGCTGCTCACGTTGAATGGTTAACACATCCGACATTATCTATTTGGAGTTGGAGTGATCAGATCATTTCTGGAGAAATTTCAGGTAGTAAATATTATCCTCGTGGAGTCACAAGCATTCTTTGGCTAGAAGAATAA
- a CDS encoding endo-1,4-beta-xylanase, which translates to MDQKRTIIPALHEVYKDYFSIGAAVNSKTLSSDKELLKKHFNSLTAENEMKFGLLQPQEGVYTFDQADKLVAFADENGMKLRGHTLVWHNQTSDWIFTNKDGLQVDRDTLLARMEAHISTVMGRYKGSFYSWDVVNEAISDDHAEYLRQSKWLEIIGEDFIAKAFEFAHKADPNASLFYNDYNESDPEKREKIYRLVKSLLEKDVPIHGIGLQAHWNLYAPNLDDIRAAIERYASLGLQLQITEMDVSAFAWDDRRTDLTQPTEEILELQAKRYEEFFKLFREYRDVITNVTFWGANDAYTWLSNFPVPGRKNWPFVLDEKGTPKESFWKITDIK; encoded by the coding sequence ATGGATCAAAAACGTACAATTATACCTGCACTTCATGAAGTCTATAAAGACTATTTTTCAATTGGTGCGGCAGTTAATTCGAAGACATTAAGTTCTGACAAAGAATTATTAAAAAAGCATTTTAATAGTTTAACAGCTGAAAATGAAATGAAATTTGGACTTCTGCAACCACAAGAAGGTGTATATACTTTTGATCAAGCTGATAAACTAGTGGCGTTTGCTGATGAAAATGGGATGAAGCTAAGAGGTCATACACTAGTTTGGCATAACCAAACGTCCGACTGGATTTTTACAAATAAAGATGGATTGCAAGTGGATCGTGATACGCTTCTTGCAAGAATGGAAGCTCATATTTCAACCGTAATGGGTCGTTATAAAGGGAGCTTCTATAGTTGGGATGTTGTCAATGAAGCGATCTCTGATGATCATGCGGAATATTTGCGCCAATCGAAATGGTTAGAAATCATTGGTGAGGACTTTATTGCAAAAGCCTTTGAATTTGCTCATAAGGCAGATCCTAATGCTTCGTTATTTTATAACGATTATAATGAGTCTGATCCAGAAAAGCGCGAGAAAATATACCGTCTTGTCAAATCTTTACTAGAAAAAGATGTCCCAATTCATGGCATTGGCTTACAAGCCCACTGGAACTTGTATGCACCAAACTTAGATGATATTCGTGCAGCAATCGAACGTTATGCGTCATTAGGCTTACAACTACAAATTACGGAAATGGATGTTTCTGCTTTTGCCTGGGATGACCGACGTACAGATTTAACACAACCTACAGAGGAAATTCTTGAGCTACAAGCAAAAAGGTATGAAGAGTTCTTTAAACTTTTCCGGGAATATCGTGACGTTATTACAAATGTAACGTTCTGGGGAGCGAATGATGCGTATACGTGGTTAAGTAATTTTCCGGTGCCTGGAAGAAAAAATTGGCCATTTGTCTTGGATGAAAAAGGTACACCAAAAGAATCGTTTTGGAAAATTACTGATATCAAATAA